A single genomic interval of Oleidesulfovibrio alaskensis DSM 16109 harbors:
- a CDS encoding HAD family hydrolase: MPQAVIFDMDGVLLDSEPMHMQVQDNMAAELGFKMTRAEHLAFVGISPLATWEQLCARHGLPQNPQELAEEQGRRYLAQALEKAVPRSGLLPLLDYLQARDKPLAVASSNQRETVDAVLGKLGVRDFFRAVVTGSDAERSKPWPDIFLKAARLLRVLPADCLVIEDAATGVAAARSAGMRCIGLCVPDAPFQDLSSADITVSSLDEIIPLLENKSCRCG; this comes from the coding sequence ATGCCTCAGGCGGTTATTTTCGATATGGACGGTGTCCTGCTTGATTCCGAACCCATGCACATGCAGGTGCAGGACAATATGGCTGCCGAACTGGGATTCAAAATGACCAGGGCAGAACATCTCGCTTTTGTAGGCATTTCTCCCCTTGCCACATGGGAACAGCTGTGTGCCAGACACGGCCTGCCGCAGAATCCGCAGGAACTGGCGGAGGAACAGGGCCGCCGGTATCTTGCCCAAGCGCTGGAAAAAGCAGTCCCGCGCTCCGGACTGCTGCCCCTGCTGGACTATCTGCAGGCCAGAGACAAGCCGCTGGCCGTGGCATCATCCAATCAGCGCGAAACAGTTGATGCGGTACTGGGCAAGCTGGGAGTGCGCGACTTTTTCCGGGCGGTAGTGACAGGAAGTGATGCAGAACGCAGCAAACCGTGGCCGGATATATTTCTGAAAGCCGCCCGTCTGCTCCGCGTACTGCCCGCAGACTGCCTTGTCATCGAAGATGCCGCCACAGGCGTTGCCGCCGCGCGTTCTGCCGGCATGCGCTGCATCGGACTCTGCGTGCCCGATGCCCCCTTTCAGGACCTGTCATCAGCAGACATCACGGTCTCTTCTCTCGACGAGATCATTCCCCTGCTGGAAAACAAAAGCTGCCGCTGCGGCTGA
- a CDS encoding nitroreductase family protein, whose product MNFTDILAKRRSVNFFDPEAEVSDAQIRRIIEKAALTPSSFNLQPWNVMIFRDSADKHTLRKLSMDQPKVSEAPVVLAILGDRNGWQEGHPVVERNFKEMVAAGGMKPEQHNWFINACKGLYGKNEETAQAFALKNAGFFAMSLMYAAADEGLDTHPMDGFDHDGVRSAFNIPDRFWIPLLLCVGHFDSSKTLLPPKWRKSYEDIVVSFGD is encoded by the coding sequence ATGAACTTTACCGATATTCTTGCAAAACGCCGCTCTGTAAACTTTTTTGATCCTGAAGCCGAAGTCAGCGACGCCCAGATACGACGCATCATAGAAAAAGCAGCGCTGACGCCTTCCAGCTTCAACCTGCAACCCTGGAATGTCATGATTTTCCGGGATTCTGCCGACAAACACACGCTGCGCAAGCTGTCCATGGATCAGCCCAAGGTTTCTGAAGCCCCCGTGGTGCTGGCCATACTGGGCGACCGCAACGGCTGGCAGGAAGGGCACCCCGTGGTGGAACGCAACTTTAAAGAAATGGTTGCCGCTGGCGGTATGAAGCCGGAACAGCACAACTGGTTCATCAACGCCTGCAAGGGACTGTACGGTAAAAATGAAGAAACAGCACAGGCGTTCGCCCTGAAGAATGCAGGATTCTTTGCCATGTCACTGATGTACGCCGCTGCCGATGAAGGACTGGACACACACCCCATGGACGGTTTCGACCACGACGGGGTCCGCAGTGCGTTCAATATACCTGACAGGTTCTGGATTCCCCTGCTGTTGTGCGTAGGCCACTTTGACAGCAGCAAGACCCTGCTGCCCCCCAAATGGCGCAAAAGCTACGAAGATATCGTGGTCAGCTTCGGCGACTGA
- a CDS encoding methylenetetrahydrofolate reductase, with translation MKIKDLIGQHDGPFYSLEYFPPKNPEMWPKFFANVGRLMALNPVFCSVTYGAGGGTQDNTFEITRRFKQDLDLEPMPHLTCVGATKDKIRGFVSQLRDIGVDNVLALRGDAPADAGFSWDDGEFRHASDLVEFVNAEFPEMCVGVAGYPTAHPESASFAEDLHWTKAKIDAGSDFIVCQLLFDVREYFHFVAQLRAMGVTSPVLPGILPIQSLESVRRILSLCGANIPGRFYLQLEEADAKGGAAAVKELGTKFAADMIRRLVDGGAPGVHLYTLNQAETCLRIAEMAGPLR, from the coding sequence GTGAAAATCAAAGACCTGATCGGACAGCATGACGGCCCGTTTTATTCTCTGGAATATTTTCCTCCGAAAAATCCGGAGATGTGGCCGAAATTTTTTGCCAACGTCGGCAGGCTGATGGCTCTGAACCCTGTGTTCTGCTCCGTGACTTATGGCGCGGGCGGGGGCACGCAGGACAACACGTTCGAGATTACCCGCCGGTTCAAGCAGGACCTTGATCTGGAACCCATGCCGCACCTGACCTGCGTGGGCGCCACCAAAGATAAGATACGCGGCTTTGTCAGTCAGCTGAGAGATATCGGCGTGGACAATGTGCTTGCCCTGCGCGGAGATGCTCCGGCTGATGCCGGTTTCAGCTGGGACGACGGCGAGTTCAGACATGCTTCCGACCTTGTGGAGTTTGTGAACGCCGAGTTTCCGGAAATGTGTGTGGGTGTTGCCGGATATCCCACCGCGCATCCGGAGTCTGCCAGCTTTGCAGAGGATCTGCACTGGACAAAGGCGAAAATTGACGCGGGCAGCGATTTCATTGTCTGCCAGCTGCTGTTTGATGTACGCGAATATTTTCATTTTGTGGCCCAGTTGCGGGCCATGGGGGTGACCAGTCCTGTTCTGCCCGGTATTCTGCCTATCCAGTCTCTCGAGTCGGTGAGGCGTATTCTTTCGTTGTGCGGAGCCAATATTCCCGGCAGATTTTATCTGCAGCTGGAAGAGGCCGACGCCAAGGGCGGGGCGGCCGCCGTGAAAGAACTGGGCACAAAGTTCGCCGCGGATATGATCCGGCGGCTGGTGGACGGCGGGGCACCCGGTGTGCACCTGTATACACTGAATCAGGCGGAAACCTGCCTGCGTATAGCCGAAATGGCAGGCCCGTTGCGATAA
- a CDS encoding phosphodiester glycosidase family protein: MPRFQLPRRRAASPHKDSPPAGKHLLLRLAVLLCAVFFVPAGACASGNATAGSNISRMATNGTTGTPLHWISVAQGLELAESSAVFRDTSGTVALLRIDPRHYSLQLYTISEQGGPPQTPSEWAALYNLDAVINASMFLPDGSTSTGYMRNGTAANNSRINQRFGSFLVFSPLPPHAAASDGQPPAGGTQPDPYAPAAAHTTAARNTPNDAGSDNQQLPAADVLDRYADDWQTLLPRYRSVVQNFRMISADRKPLWPEEGDSFSIAAIGKDTQGRILFIHSRAQTTVRELSEYLLNICPSLGATMYVEGGAQAALHLSTPALTRSWVGRAGSSFWYSATGQWPLPNIIGIRKRSAQLRPAATSRSR; encoded by the coding sequence ATGCCGCGTTTTCAACTCCCCCGCCGCAGGGCCGCATCACCGCATAAAGACAGCCCCCCGGCCGGAAAGCACCTGCTGCTCCGGCTGGCCGTACTGCTTTGTGCGGTTTTTTTCGTACCTGCCGGAGCCTGCGCGTCCGGAAACGCCACTGCGGGCAGCAACATCAGCCGGATGGCTACCAACGGCACAACCGGCACCCCTCTGCATTGGATTTCAGTAGCGCAGGGACTGGAACTGGCGGAATCCTCTGCTGTTTTCCGCGACACAAGCGGTACAGTGGCCCTGCTGCGCATCGACCCCCGCCACTATAGTCTGCAGCTGTACACCATATCGGAACAGGGGGGACCGCCGCAGACACCTTCTGAATGGGCGGCGCTGTACAACCTTGATGCCGTAATCAATGCCAGCATGTTTCTGCCGGACGGTTCCACAAGCACAGGATACATGCGCAACGGCACCGCCGCCAACAACAGCCGCATAAACCAGCGGTTCGGCTCTTTTCTGGTGTTCTCCCCTCTACCCCCGCATGCTGCGGCAAGCGACGGGCAGCCCCCCGCAGGCGGGACACAGCCTGACCCGTATGCGCCTGCCGCCGCACATACCACCGCAGCGCGGAATACCCCGAATGATGCGGGCAGTGACAATCAGCAACTTCCCGCTGCGGATGTGCTCGACAGATACGCCGACGACTGGCAGACCCTGCTGCCGCGCTACCGCAGCGTTGTACAGAATTTCCGGATGATAAGCGCCGACAGAAAACCTCTCTGGCCGGAAGAGGGGGACAGCTTCAGCATTGCCGCCATCGGCAAGGATACACAGGGACGCATTCTGTTCATTCACAGCCGGGCGCAGACCACGGTACGCGAACTTTCCGAATATCTTCTGAATATCTGTCCTTCACTGGGGGCCACCATGTATGTGGAAGGCGGCGCGCAGGCAGCACTGCACCTGAGTACCCCGGCCCTGACCCGCAGCTGGGTCGGCCGTGCAGGCAGCAGTTTCTGGTATTCCGCCACCGGACAATGGCCGCTGCCCAACATCATCGGCATACGCAAACGCAGTGCACAACTGCGCCCCGCAGCCACTTCCCGCTCCCGCTGA
- the argH gene encoding argininosuccinate lyase, protein MTAGKLWGGRFRERTAGLVEEYTESVSYDRALYAQDIAGSKAHARMLARQGVISAGDAGRITEGLEQIRKEIESGEFVWRTEMEDVHMNIESRLTELVGDAGRRLHTGRSRNDQVALDFRLFVSDRIRVWKNLVRGVIAALTAQAHEHKDTLLPGCTHLQAAQPVSLAQHLLAYAWMLRRDYDRLEGCDRRVRICPLGAAALAGTTYPLDPQSVAAELDMYGVFNNSMDAVSDRDFALEAQFCGSLIMAHMSRLCEEIILWANPNFGYIFLPDAYATGSSIMPQKKNPDVAEIMRGKTGRVYGGLMSLLTTLKGLPMTYNRDLQEDKEPFIDTDRTVSASLEIMAGMVEALRFNTRRMENALRAGFLNATELADYLVGKGVPFRDAHHITGNAVALAEDRGKGLEDLTLEEFHSVSDLIGEDVFAVLDYRAAVERRCTHGGTGPASVAAQLAALQQWLSN, encoded by the coding sequence ATGACTGCGGGCAAGCTGTGGGGCGGGCGTTTTCGTGAGCGCACCGCCGGATTGGTGGAGGAATACACCGAGTCCGTTTCGTACGACCGCGCGTTGTACGCTCAGGATATCGCCGGTTCCAAGGCTCATGCCCGTATGCTGGCGCGGCAGGGAGTCATTTCCGCCGGGGATGCCGGACGTATAACCGAAGGGCTGGAACAGATACGCAAAGAGATTGAATCCGGTGAGTTTGTGTGGCGTACCGAGATGGAAGACGTGCACATGAACATTGAAAGCCGCCTTACCGAACTGGTGGGCGACGCCGGAAGACGCCTGCATACCGGCCGCAGCCGCAACGATCAGGTGGCCCTTGATTTCCGGCTGTTTGTTTCGGACAGAATCCGCGTATGGAAGAATCTGGTACGGGGTGTCATTGCCGCGCTGACTGCTCAGGCGCATGAACACAAAGACACGCTGCTGCCCGGTTGCACGCATCTGCAGGCGGCTCAGCCTGTCAGTCTTGCCCAGCATCTGCTTGCCTACGCATGGATGTTGCGGCGGGATTACGACCGGCTGGAAGGCTGCGACCGGCGTGTGCGCATATGCCCGCTGGGGGCTGCGGCACTGGCCGGTACGACGTATCCGCTTGATCCGCAGTCCGTTGCCGCCGAACTGGACATGTACGGTGTGTTCAACAACTCCATGGATGCCGTTTCCGACAGGGACTTCGCGCTGGAAGCACAGTTCTGCGGTTCGCTGATCATGGCGCATATGTCGCGCCTGTGTGAAGAGATAATCCTCTGGGCCAATCCCAACTTCGGGTACATATTTCTGCCTGATGCCTATGCCACCGGTTCCAGCATCATGCCGCAGAAAAAGAATCCCGATGTGGCGGAAATAATGCGCGGCAAGACCGGTCGTGTCTACGGCGGGCTCATGTCGCTGCTGACCACGCTCAAGGGGCTGCCCATGACGTACAACCGTGACCTGCAGGAAGACAAAGAGCCTTTCATCGACACGGACCGGACGGTTTCGGCTTCGCTGGAAATAATGGCCGGCATGGTAGAAGCACTGCGCTTCAACACGCGGCGCATGGAAAATGCGCTTCGGGCGGGTTTTCTCAATGCCACCGAACTTGCCGATTATCTGGTCGGTAAAGGAGTGCCCTTCCGCGACGCGCACCATATCACCGGCAATGCCGTGGCGCTGGCAGAAGACAGGGGCAAAGGGCTTGAAGACCTTACCCTTGAGGAATTCCATTCGGTATCGGACCTGATCGGCGAAGATGTCTTCGCCGTGCTGGATTACCGTGCCGCTGTGGAACGCCGCTGCACACACGGCGGCACCGGACCGGCATCGGTGGCGGCTCAGCTGGCTGCTTTGCAGCAATGGCTTTCCAACTGA
- a CDS encoding argininosuccinate synthase, whose protein sequence is MGKEIKKVVLAYSGGLDTSVILKWIAKTYDCEVVTLTADLGQEEDLDGVDEKALRTGATRAYVEDLREEFARDFIFPMMRACAIYEGRYLLGTSIARPLITRRLVEIAHAEGAQAVAHGATGKGNDQVRFELASAALDPSLKVIAPWREWDFRSRTDLLNFAAENDIPVISAGNRKLYSMDRNMLHCSFEGGELEDPWNEPGPGSYIMAVPVEQAPDEPEYITIDFEKGNAVAINGQAMSPAAIIKTLNTLGGRHGVGRLDMVENRFVGMKSRGVYETPGGTVLHAAHRDLEGICLDREALHLRDSLIPRYAAAVYNGFWYSPEREALQALVDKTQENVTGTVRVKLYKGNVVPVGRKSPYSLYRMDLATFEEDEVYNQADAAGFIRLNSLRIQGYGRRS, encoded by the coding sequence ATGGGTAAAGAAATCAAAAAGGTTGTGCTTGCCTATTCCGGCGGGCTGGATACGTCGGTCATCCTGAAGTGGATTGCCAAGACATATGATTGCGAAGTGGTGACGCTGACTGCCGATCTGGGGCAGGAGGAAGATCTGGACGGCGTGGATGAAAAAGCGCTGCGCACAGGGGCCACCAGAGCCTATGTGGAAGACCTGCGCGAAGAGTTCGCCCGCGATTTCATTTTTCCCATGATGCGTGCCTGCGCCATTTACGAAGGCCGCTATCTGCTGGGCACTTCCATCGCCCGTCCGCTCATTACCCGCCGTCTGGTGGAAATAGCCCACGCGGAAGGAGCACAGGCAGTGGCCCACGGTGCCACCGGCAAAGGCAACGATCAGGTGCGGTTCGAGCTGGCTTCCGCCGCACTTGACCCGTCGCTCAAGGTCATTGCTCCGTGGCGCGAATGGGATTTCCGCTCCCGTACCGACCTGCTCAACTTTGCTGCAGAAAATGATATTCCCGTTATTTCTGCCGGTAACCGCAAACTGTACAGCATGGACAGAAACATGCTGCACTGCAGCTTTGAAGGCGGCGAACTGGAAGACCCGTGGAACGAGCCGGGACCGGGCAGTTATATCATGGCAGTACCGGTAGAGCAGGCTCCTGACGAGCCGGAATACATCACCATCGATTTTGAAAAAGGCAACGCCGTGGCAATCAACGGTCAGGCCATGTCGCCTGCCGCCATCATCAAAACGCTGAACACACTTGGCGGCAGGCACGGTGTGGGACGTCTGGACATGGTGGAAAACCGTTTTGTGGGCATGAAGTCGCGCGGTGTGTATGAAACCCCCGGCGGCACCGTGCTGCATGCGGCACACCGCGACCTCGAAGGCATATGCCTTGACCGTGAAGCCCTGCATCTGCGCGACAGCCTGATACCCCGCTACGCCGCGGCCGTGTACAACGGTTTCTGGTACTCGCCGGAGCGCGAAGCCCTGCAGGCTCTGGTAGACAAGACACAGGAAAACGTGACCGGAACAGTGCGCGTGAAGCTGTATAAAGGCAATGTCGTGCCCGTGGGCCGCAAGTCGCCGTATTCACTGTACCGTATGGATCTTGCGACCTTTGAGGAAGATGAAGTTTACAATCAGGCAGACGCCGCCGGCTTTATCCGCCTGAACAGTCTGCGCATTCAGGGTTACGGCAGGAGAAGCTGA
- the argF gene encoding ornithine carbamoyltransferase has translation MTKHFTQIRDLGYQAAWDVLRRAKEMKDSRHRSTLLQGKSAIMLFEKASTRTRVSFETAVHQLGGKTIFMTPAESQLGRSEPLRDTARVLSRYNDLMIVRTFGQEKIDELVEYGSIPVINALTDEGHPCQVMSDMLTIYERTPDLEKVRVAWVGDGNNMANSWIEAAIFFKFELFMAFPEGYEPDRNLLALAMQAGAKIFLTHDPAMAVDGAHYVNTDVWASMGQEEEQKKREKAFAGFCVDDALMAKAAPDARFMHCLPAHRGEEVTEDVFESPASIVWDQAENRLHMQKALIEWVMEG, from the coding sequence ATGACGAAGCACTTTACGCAAATTCGGGATCTCGGATATCAGGCGGCATGGGACGTACTGCGCCGCGCCAAGGAAATGAAAGATTCCCGCCACAGGAGCACGCTGCTGCAAGGCAAAAGCGCCATCATGCTGTTTGAAAAGGCATCTACCCGCACGCGCGTGTCTTTTGAAACGGCCGTGCATCAGCTGGGCGGCAAGACCATTTTCATGACTCCGGCCGAAAGTCAGCTGGGCCGTTCCGAACCCCTGCGTGATACAGCCCGCGTTCTGTCCAGATACAACGATCTGATGATCGTAAGGACATTCGGACAGGAAAAAATAGACGAACTCGTTGAATACGGCAGCATTCCTGTTATCAATGCGCTGACGGACGAAGGGCACCCCTGTCAGGTGATGAGCGACATGCTGACCATATACGAGCGCACCCCTGATCTGGAAAAAGTGCGTGTGGCATGGGTGGGTGACGGCAACAACATGGCCAACTCATGGATCGAAGCCGCGATTTTCTTCAAATTCGAGCTGTTCATGGCATTCCCCGAAGGCTACGAACCCGACAGAAACCTGCTGGCGCTTGCCATGCAGGCCGGTGCTAAAATTTTTCTCACGCATGATCCTGCCATGGCCGTGGACGGCGCTCATTATGTGAATACCGATGTATGGGCCTCCATGGGGCAGGAAGAAGAACAGAAAAAGCGCGAAAAGGCATTTGCAGGTTTCTGCGTGGATGACGCGCTGATGGCAAAGGCTGCGCCCGATGCCCGATTCATGCACTGTCTGCCCGCGCACCGCGGTGAAGAAGTGACGGAAGATGTTTTTGAAAGCCCTGCTTCCATTGTCTGGGATCAGGCGGAAAACCGCCTGCACATGCAGAAAGCCCTTATCGAGTGGGTGATGGAAGGCTAG
- a CDS encoding response regulator, which produces MATILIADDDPVTRTTLSIMLEDEDHEVYEAADSAETLDLLETTEPHVVFMDMVLPDCEAGEGITKVRRAAPAVTIIAMTGQPDTARFSAMARDAGCKECLIKPFEKNRVLALTRKVLAARGHKV; this is translated from the coding sequence ATGGCGACCATACTTATCGCCGACGACGATCCGGTAACCCGGACCACGTTGTCCATAATGCTAGAGGACGAGGACCACGAGGTATACGAAGCTGCTGACAGCGCCGAAACGCTGGATCTGCTGGAAACAACCGAGCCTCATGTGGTTTTCATGGACATGGTGCTGCCCGACTGCGAAGCCGGAGAAGGCATCACCAAAGTGCGCCGGGCCGCCCCGGCCGTAACCATCATCGCCATGACAGGCCAGCCCGACACGGCCAGATTTTCGGCCATGGCCCGTGATGCAGGATGCAAGGAGTGTCTTATCAAGCCCTTTGAAAAAAACAGGGTGCTTGCCCTGACCCGCAAGGTGCTTGCCGCACGCGGTCACAAAGTCTGA
- a CDS encoding glycosyltransferase yields the protein MHTQFSSTRRENASRRDVSILIPAYKPDWFAECLESALAQTWPVKEIIISDDCPTDDIRQIVTRYEADPRIRYARNAGPKGPCGNYLNLARLSDARWFKFLDDDDALLPDGLERLMHHAKGRTSVVTGACQLVDAHGDAGMMPVDSPESVNGRRHFIRCSRRPPEGLFSRMLFRADVVQSVLDEDLPQSLISLDEMLGLIAAFYGDPAYEHAPVCRYRLSPAGYSRLTTPQVLLDDMACVTVPFRMAAERKFLLPKELGEWRTGMLTQYTRRSLHKYLDSGDLAGMKEFLRLMRQRFGTGDTLRCCAASGLLRAAASRFLLRRSR from the coding sequence ATGCATACCCAATTTTCCAGCACCCGTCGCGAAAACGCCTCGCGCCGCGATGTCAGCATACTCATTCCCGCTTACAAACCCGACTGGTTCGCCGAGTGTCTCGAAAGTGCGCTGGCCCAGACATGGCCTGTAAAAGAAATCATCATTTCCGATGACTGTCCCACCGACGACATACGGCAGATAGTCACCCGCTACGAAGCTGACCCGCGCATACGCTACGCCCGCAATGCCGGTCCGAAAGGTCCGTGCGGCAACTATCTCAACCTTGCACGGCTCAGCGATGCGCGCTGGTTCAAATTTCTCGATGACGACGATGCGCTGCTGCCTGACGGGCTGGAGCGGCTCATGCATCATGCCAAGGGCAGAACTTCTGTCGTTACCGGTGCATGCCAACTGGTGGATGCGCACGGCGACGCAGGCATGATGCCCGTAGATTCGCCCGAATCGGTAAACGGCCGCAGGCATTTTATCCGGTGCAGCCGCCGCCCGCCCGAAGGCCTGTTCTCGCGCATGCTTTTCCGGGCCGATGTGGTGCAGTCCGTTCTGGATGAAGACCTGCCGCAGTCGCTCATCAGTCTGGACGAAATGCTGGGCCTCATCGCTGCATTTTACGGCGATCCGGCCTATGAACATGCTCCTGTATGCCGTTACCGGCTGTCGCCTGCAGGCTATTCTCGCCTGACCACGCCGCAGGTGCTGCTGGACGACATGGCCTGTGTGACAGTGCCCTTCCGCATGGCGGCGGAACGCAAGTTTCTGCTGCCCAAAGAGCTGGGAGAATGGCGTACCGGCATGTTGACGCAATACACGCGCCGCAGCCTGCACAAGTATCTCGACAGCGGCGATCTTGCCGGAATGAAAGAATTTCTGCGACTCATGCGCCAGCGCTTCGGCACCGGCGACACATTGCGCTGCTGCGCGGCTTCCGGCCTGTTGCGGGCTGCGGCCAGCCGTTTTCTGCTGCGCCGCAGCCGGTAA
- a CDS encoding UPF0280 family protein has protein sequence MTSFASSHAIHSSPLRHYRRQHAARQNHVSFQVVVDESDLWITAPCNMHDLAAATVRQLRGSIHAWSALHPEFAHSLTPVAPAAEAPPVIRRMIRGAQVAGVGPMAAVAGTIAQMVAETLHAELRTRNSGGTPDNHDVLVENGGDIFMISAQDRTVGLLPDPASSAVIGFAVPAEAMPLSVCSSSATIGHSLSLGHGELASVAAADAAVADAAATAFCNMLRTADDVQRVTARAETLKQHGVRAVFVQCCGKIGIWGDLELTAVA, from the coding sequence ATGACATCTTTCGCTTCTTCCCACGCAATCCATTCAAGCCCGCTGCGGCACTACCGCCGCCAGCACGCTGCGCGTCAGAACCATGTTTCGTTTCAGGTAGTTGTTGATGAAAGCGATCTATGGATAACTGCCCCGTGCAATATGCACGACCTCGCTGCTGCCACGGTACGGCAGCTGCGCGGCAGCATACACGCATGGTCGGCCCTGCATCCGGAGTTTGCCCACAGTCTGACGCCCGTTGCGCCCGCTGCGGAAGCGCCGCCGGTGATCCGGCGCATGATCCGCGGAGCACAGGTGGCCGGTGTGGGGCCCATGGCCGCCGTGGCCGGCACCATAGCCCAGATGGTGGCCGAAACCCTGCACGCGGAACTGCGTACCCGCAACAGCGGCGGCACACCTGACAACCATGACGTGCTGGTGGAAAACGGCGGGGATATATTCATGATCTCTGCGCAGGACCGCACGGTAGGCCTGCTGCCCGATCCTGCTTCATCGGCGGTTATCGGCTTTGCCGTTCCGGCAGAAGCCATGCCGCTGTCCGTCTGTTCTTCATCGGCCACCATAGGGCATTCGCTCAGTCTGGGCCACGGAGAACTGGCCAGTGTGGCTGCGGCTGATGCCGCCGTGGCCGACGCAGCCGCCACGGCATTCTGCAACATGCTGCGCACCGCAGACGATGTGCAGCGCGTCACCGCCCGTGCCGAAACTCTGAAACAACACGGAGTGCGGGCGGTATTTGTCCAGTGCTGCGGCAAAATAGGCATATGGGGCGACCTTGAACTGACCGCCGTGGCATAA
- a CDS encoding MerR family transcriptional regulator, whose translation MARELLSLREIGRRLDVPPSSIVYYKDRFARFIPTAGGKGRRVKYPPEAVTLFKEIREMFERNLSAEEIEAHLSERDGYAGVHHAGLSGAGAAGFDGASAGFVQELSGVLEKMSGLLEAQAGFRQEIGALRDELSALRHERDEQAARYEETIRRLEQEMEILRAGGAYRAAGDRTEGSARGASSGRSGGAAPRPPASFLGRPLVIHRGGEYIGVVGRGKPFTLAMLIQLIERNAGSQKVQGMEWQYSNGQWLLVIHSRDAAGTQQHRHELRVVRTTTPSGNTVTQLCSLCIDGEDVPDNFLLALFKSIKDGLEG comes from the coding sequence ATGGCCAGAGAACTATTGAGCTTGCGCGAAATCGGGCGCCGTCTGGATGTGCCGCCATCAAGCATTGTCTACTACAAGGACAGGTTTGCCCGTTTTATTCCCACTGCCGGAGGAAAAGGGCGGAGAGTAAAATATCCGCCCGAGGCCGTTACTCTTTTTAAGGAGATCAGGGAAATGTTTGAGCGTAACCTGTCGGCGGAAGAGATTGAGGCGCATCTTTCGGAACGTGACGGCTACGCCGGTGTGCACCATGCCGGTCTGTCGGGGGCAGGGGCGGCAGGGTTTGACGGCGCGTCAGCAGGTTTTGTGCAGGAACTTTCCGGAGTGCTGGAAAAAATGTCGGGCCTGCTTGAAGCACAGGCGGGATTCCGGCAGGAGATAGGCGCACTGCGTGACGAACTGTCAGCCCTGCGCCATGAGCGTGACGAACAGGCTGCGCGGTATGAAGAGACCATACGCAGGCTGGAACAGGAAATGGAAATTCTGCGCGCCGGCGGTGCGTACCGTGCGGCAGGAGACCGGACAGAAGGTTCCGCCCGCGGGGCATCCTCGGGCCGTAGCGGCGGTGCCGCGCCGCGCCCGCCTGCTTCGTTTCTGGGCAGACCGCTGGTCATACACCGCGGGGGCGAATATATCGGTGTGGTCGGCAGGGGCAAGCCTTTTACGCTGGCCATGCTGATACAGCTTATTGAGCGTAACGCCGGTTCGCAGAAAGTGCAGGGCATGGAATGGCAGTACAGCAATGGCCAGTGGCTGCTTGTCATCCATTCGCGGGATGCGGCGGGTACTCAGCAGCACAGGCACGAGCTGCGCGTGGTGCGCACCACCACCCCCAGCGGCAACACCGTAACCCAGCTCTGCAGTCTGTGTATTGACGGTGAGGATGTGCCGGATAATTTTCTTCTCGCTCTTTTCAAAAGCATCAAAGACGGGCTGGAAGGCTGA
- a CDS encoding TetR family transcriptional regulator: MARKTKEEAEKTRQLLLDCALTVFLRKGYSATTLNDIAEEANLTRGAVYWHFKNKVDVFSAVMDKAFDPISRLVRHILERGGDPMFVLTEVLQHWMLKLAVDDTMQKALELVMTKTEHSEELSEHHERVIRQDHDFIRNLESVFRRGIAEGLFRSDLDPAVCAATFMALCSGLARLNINHPSELDMAKHCTMVSDIFFSGVKAPSTRSE, encoded by the coding sequence ATGGCTCGAAAAACCAAAGAAGAAGCTGAAAAAACCCGTCAGCTTCTGCTGGATTGCGCACTGACGGTATTCCTGCGCAAAGGTTACTCCGCAACTACTCTGAACGACATTGCAGAAGAAGCAAACCTGACAAGGGGCGCTGTCTACTGGCATTTTAAAAATAAAGTAGACGTTTTTTCCGCCGTCATGGACAAAGCGTTCGACCCCATTTCAAGGCTGGTCCGCCATATTCTTGAGCGGGGCGGAGACCCCATGTTTGTGCTGACAGAAGTGCTGCAGCACTGGATGCTTAAGCTGGCAGTGGACGACACCATGCAGAAGGCGCTGGAGCTGGTGATGACCAAAACCGAGCACAGCGAAGAACTGTCCGAACACCACGAAAGGGTCATCCGGCAGGATCATGATTTCATACGTAATCTGGAAAGCGTCTTCCGGCGCGGCATAGCGGAGGGGCTGTTCCGCAGCGATCTTGATCCGGCAGTGTGTGCGGCCACCTTCATGGCATTGTGTTCCGGTCTTGCCAGACTGAACATCAACCATCCCAGCGAACTGGACATGGCAAAGCACTGCACCATGGTTTCAGATATCTTTTTTTCCGGAGTCAAGGCGCCCTCCACCCGCTCCGAGTAA